CTTGCAGGGGAATCTGATGGCCCTAAACTTGATCCGATAATGAGTCTTTTCAACGCCCTGCGGGAGGACCGTCGCGTCGGGCGCCCACCACGCCCTTCTCAAATGAGGGAAGAGGATTACGAAAAGCAATACGTGCATGCCTCAACAATGCCCTCCGCCCCCGCTGGGTTTCCTAATGCATTGGATGGACAAACTATCCGCCGTTTCAATGGGAGGCCGAGCACTGAGTCCGTGCGAACGCCGGAACCCGAAAAGCCGGCGAATGAGCCTCTGCCCATCAAGAACACCATCAGTAATGGCGGCGCCGTGACACATGAGGGGCGCGCACCACAGCTACGGGCAAATAGGTGGAATGTTGTGGAGTACGACGGTGAGGATAGCTCTGAAAGTGAGAGTAGCACCGATGTAGAATGCGTGACGTAGGTGAAGGGAAGGTTGTAGGCCTCTTCCCCTAATAGGTCATTACTTTCCGCTCTTATGACTCACCAGGTaaccacttttctttttctaggGATGAGGGTCAGTTCACTTCCTCCCTGACTTACTGCGTCTTGCGTGTTAATATACCTGAGCCGTTCGGGATGTCGTCCGTTGGCGCTTTTCCGCCACGAGGGCCTCATGCATTCACACACGAACTACGCAGAGATATAGATGGTAGGTGAGTGAGGTAAGGCGGGTCATGCGGCGTGTGGGTTACGAGGCGcatggggaggggggaagaaaaaaggaatgcgTATGAAATAAGAGTGGAGTGATGTAGTTAATAAAGTTGTGGAGGCAGGGAGGGTACATCAGCACCCGAACAATAGATCTTTCGTGCATGCATGTGGGGGAGTTCCTTCGTATACATCTGCGCTGTCATTATTACTGAGAGGGATGCTTGTTTCATCAAGTGAATTTGAAGTGGGCCGGCGAATGGACAAACCAGTGGGTTTGTGTGACGGTTAGTGACTTAAACTTAAAACAATTTCACGGTGTGTGCGCACCCTGAGGCTAACATGCGCCGCGTTGTTCTTCAACAGTTGCACCACTCAGTGTTCCGAAAAGAACGTTTCAGAATCACCCCTATTTTTaatccatttctttttctcaacTTGTGCGAAAAGGGTATTATTTTTGTCTCATTTACTTTTCCCTAGTGTCCTGTATCGGTGGAGGGGGACTGCTCCTCCAGAACACGTAAAAAATGGGGACTTAGGAATCACGAAGGATTAGCTCTTGATGGTTAGAGCTACACACTGTAGTATAATATGCTATCGGCCCCTAATAACTATAAGTTATAAATGTGGAGCGCAAGTTCTCGTAAAGCAGTTCGTCTTAAAAATGCTAGTGGTtgagtgtgtgtttgtgtgtttgtggggATAGTCGGATCCACACCAAAGAGAGAAAGTTGTGAAGAGAGGCAGCAGCATCACTTGTTGGATGGTTATCCCTGTCACCAAACATATCCAACATTCCTCAGAGGCCGAGGTGCGGTGTGCTCACGATTATTGTGGTCTGCAAGCTGTTTATGTGCGTGAAAgcccccacttttttttttgtgctgccGTAAGCGGTTTGGCCACTTTGGTCGATGTGacacgtgtatgtgtgtgtgcgtggtgAGCACCTCGTTATGGGAAACATCGATGACTTGTATCTGCGTGTGCTGCTGCTTGGGGGTTGTTGggacacttttttttcggagGTGGCAGCCACAGTGGTGCCACGGAGTTGCATTATTCAACTGGCAGCAGTAGCGGGGACGTCGGAGCCGTGTCCCTACACCTTTTCGTTGACCCTTTGCAACCGTTGGTGAAGGCGATGAGATCCGTAAAGCCCTCTGTTTAggggtttcttgtttttatatgCATTGCGCGTACGATAGTTTTAGTTTTACGACCATTCTCTGACCCGCAGATGCGTAAATGGGGCCAGCATACTGAGAGAACACCGAAGGGTCACTGTTTTAACGCGGTGTGACTTTCCCTCAAGCTTCCTTATTCTGCATTGTGTTATCCTCGTCAATAATTCGGAAACGCTCTCaattattttgctttttgctttgttggcACCGCCGTCGCCACCTGTTGGGGACGCACCGGTGACTACTTTTCATTCGTGCAGGGGAGGGGACTGGAAGGCGTAGGGACATCGTGGCAGTTGCTTAACTGTAGTTCAGAAGGGTCGCACTCAGGAAGGCGCCAGAAGTGTGAAAGGTGTTGGAACTGCGGGACCGTTTACGAGAGGTAGAGATCCCTGAGGTGTTCCTTTTCCCACATTTCAGTTAGGAGATATGAACCCGTCCTATTTGAATCAGATATTGAGTTACCCCCAACGCGAATCGCTAATTTCGGAGTGCCCCGCGCTTGCACTCCTCTGCTATCAGGAATTAGTGGCTGCCTTCCGCAAAGGGAAACGCATTGCTGATCCGCTGTCTTTGAGGGATGATGTCACAGTCCTACTTTCCATTGGATCGTTGCATGAACTGACGGACCGGATTTTCTCAGCTGCACCGCATGAATCCGCTTTGCCTCCTCTCTGGTGTACGCTTCGGAAGGCTCTTGAGTGTGCCTGGGACCCCAGAGGTGATGGTGAGCGACAATGTGAACTAACGATGGTGGGTGGGAAACTCCGattttacaagaaaaaatgtgATAGGATGCCGCTTGCACAGTCATCAATGCGGAACGCACTTAATATGAGTAGAACACGCATTCGAGAAGTTATTGCCTGTGCCCTATCGGGTTCACTGGAGCCCCTTGGAGGGAGACGTAACGAGCCTATCGCTGCATTACTTCAGTTTTCCCGCCTGATCCCACCACCGTCGGAAGAGCGGGTCGTCACCTCTGAAGGATTGGCATTTTGCATGCAGCCCCTTCAACAACAGTGGTGGACATTAGTATCTGTTGTGTTAGATCGCGCACTGGCCATAATGTCGGGTAAAGGAGTCTCACGCGCCACTCTTTGGCAGCTTCTAGCTGTTCTGTTTGCACTTAACACAAGTGATTATGTTTACTTGTTTCCTTCAAAGGATGATGACCTTGAGGCCTTTCAACTGCTGGCGCGCCTCTCGGAGGTCGGGTTGGTTTACCCCCTTATTTGTAACGGAGAGAAATGCTTTGTGCTTTCTCCCCACTTCCACCACGCCATATGTTGGAGTTCTACACCATCGCTTTGCACAGCGGCATTGCTGGACGACACGAGGGGTCCATCGTCTCGTCTACGGCGGGAGGATGAAGATACTATCATCACTGAAACAAATTTTCGACTATACGCATACACGAAAAATCCTGACATGCTGCGCATTCTTGATCAATTTGCGGTAAAGGAAGTGGATGTGGTGGGAATGGTTGTATGCTACAGGGTGACACGAGCATCATTTGCAAGTGCACTAGCGAAAGGCATAGGCGCAAACCATATATTGCAATTTCTTACGGTGAAGGCACATCCTTCTATGATCAAGCAGAGCAATAGTGAGGCTGGTGACCCGTCGTGCCCGGTTCTCCCCGCTGCTTCTGTGGGATTCGGTAATACATCTGAATATCGTCAGGGAAATATTATACCACAATCCTTTTGTGATCAACTGTTCACGTGGGAGAGGGAATGCCGAAGACTAATTTTTCGTCACGATGTGGTGCTGTTGAAAAATATCGGGAAAGAGCAGATGGAAATAATCTTAAACTGTCTTTCAAATAGTGGGGAACAGCACGCCGTGGTGCATCGCGAGAGCGGTACTTTGGCCATTGAACAGGAGGTTTACACGCGTGTACTGTCCAATTTCATTACTCCGGATTAATGACATCAGAGGTAACGACATGAGTGCTGCTCTTGGAGTTCGTTTCTACCTGTTTATTCTTGGTGTGTGAGTGAGCGCACGCGCATTGGTTCCCTTACTACAGTGGTCGGGTCGCGGTTGGGGGCGTGGTGGCCGCTTGGGTGCCGAttccgtttccttttttcccccctcctccgcGGTGCCAGTAACGCGAGGGATCGGCTTGGTCTCCATCTGCGGTGTGTATTAttcggtaaaaaaaaaaataataattcgaCCTTAGCCTTTTTCCAGTGGAAGGGGTAAAGAAGATGTGTCTGTCATGTGTGTTTGCTCGTTTTTGAACGCTGTTGCTTATGCTTGAATTGATGTATACCTCATTTCCCCCCGTATTGTAATTGTTCATtattaacaacaacaataaggcTCAGTGAAGGTGTAACGGCTGGTTCTGGGCTGGCCTGCGGCGTCGATCCCTTCCATTTGACCATTTTAGCGACTCGGCGATGCGTAGGGGACCACAATGGTTTATCCAGAGCCGGTCACGTGAACGGTTTCACCAGTTATGGCCATGGGCACTTGGGGGCGTATGTGCCACTTTGTACTTCTTCAATCGCGAGCCTTTTGAAGAAATGGCTGGTACTGTGGTAACTAAGATACGGAAACCCCTACTCAAGACGATGGAATGGATTGAACTGCACGATGTGGACCCGGAGACGATGGCGCTGGAACTTCCTCCTGACGTGCTTTTTGGCCCCTTGGAGTTCTCAAAGCAGATGCGATTCCTAATGGCTGCGCTACGGGCTGATAATGAACTTGCCGATGGGTATCTTGCTCGTGTGCTGGTGGATCATATGGATCTTTCTCTCGATCCACCATTGCTcacggaaaaggaaattctCGAGACAGGTGGGAGGCAGTTGCTTGACTTTGCCATTGAGGATTTTTTGGGTGCAGGTTCTAGGAAGACTCGGAAGCATATATTCTTTAGGCCAGACCAATTTCTTCGTCTTATAAACTTTTTAGCCGTTTATCCGTCATTGACAAACTACTTTGTGAAGGAACGCAACGGTGTGGACATGATTTTTCGCGCGCTACGGCACAGCAGCGACGAATTCGCACGTGTTCTGGCGCTTCGCAGCCTATGTCTATTCTGCTTTACGCAGCGCGAAGACGGCGACGTGGAGCGGCGAATAATGCAGGCGAATGGTGTTGAGCAAATTGTGAAAGCTTATAAGCAAAGTACGGGTGACCCAACCGACACAAGGTACATCACCTTACTCGTCTCTTCCCTGTTGCGCCACTATCCTCTAGAGGGCGGAAAAGAATTTGTTGAGGCTGATGGCATTCAGGCAGCTGTTGACAACTTGAATATTGCTCGGTACAAGGGCATACCTCAACATGTGCGAGTTCTTCATGATGCGAAACGACTCCCACCAGCGGCCATTGGCGGGAGGTCCATCAATTCGCGCATTGAGGATGCTGACTTTATTCCTATAGCGATGGGTCTTCTTGATGCCTTTCCTGAATTCTACGAAGCTTCTAGTGAGatattactactactacgAAGTATTGTACCGTCGTGTGCGAGTCCGTTTAACCTTTTGGAGTATCGTGCTATGCCTATTTTATCAAAATATTATGTGCGATGGCAGAatgacaccgtttttcacaCGGATGGTACGCTCCAGTTGTTGGTGGAACTGTTTAAACTAATGTTAGAGGACCCGACGTGCCAGCGCTGTTTTGACCCGAGTGTGGCGTCATATGAGTTGCAGGAGTGTCTGCGGACCGCACGCGCGGCAATTGAAGCGGAATCATCCAAACCTGTGGTGCAACCCACACTTTAGTTTGTGCAGAAATTGATTTGTGTTTTGCGTCTTTTTCCGTTTGGATAAGGGAATATGAAAAGTGGAAGAGGGCGCAACGGACGGTGAAATTGTTAGTCACCGTGTTAATGTGAGGTGACcatcctccctttccttttattttttgtatttttttttttcgtcatcATCTCTTTTGAGCAACCTGACACGAcagatgtgtgtgtgtgggaacaCGAACAGGagcgaaacaaaaggaataatagaggaataaaaatatgATGAATTGCATTTATTCCATGATAGTCAACAACAGACAAGATAATTCTTAAACGTCTTGATTTCGATATTCCTGCATCTTGAAGTTCCCGTGTATTTTCTGAGGGCGAGACATTTATAACGTAAAAGTGGTATTATTTTCAGATACATCGCCTCTTTCCctctatctctctctttctctggCGGacgtttatttttgttttatacaCACCTCCAGTGgtaatttgtttttcttgtattcTCTGCGTGCTGAAGTTCCACTTTGTTCCGTTCCATGTTATAGAGTAGTGTGAACTCAAATGTGTGAGGGAAATAAGAGCTGTCTGATTATcttctgtgtgtgtttgtgtgtttgtgtgtttgtgtttgttcgGGAAGTTCACGTGCAGAAGTGTATGCGTTACATTATTTTGATACCACTGTATTATTTAGGTATTACCAccttatgtgttttattggtttatcttttttttttcatatttagTGGCGAAAGGGGGGTTTGCTTCGTGAGTTTGTGCTCTTGTGTTGAGAAAGGGATCAAACAATCACCGAATTGGTCGAAGCTAAGTGACCTGAATCGTTTCTAAGTAAGagaatattttttaattaaccGATAGATATTCAAAGGAATCGATTATGAGCAGTTCTGAACACGATAGTCGTGTTGCGTACTGTAAGGAGCATAATGTGCATCATCTCTTTGAGCTCATGGCTTCCAGGTTGCTAGTTGAGCGCCCCGAGAACCCTTTTGAATACCTTCGGGAGTTGCTGGTCACGGTGGAGAACTCCAAGAAGCAAACAGCACATGATCCCACAATGCTTCCGTCGTCGCCATTGGGGGCGAAGGACAAGCTGACGAAGATCACAATAGGCACATTTGGTATTGAGAATGCCGGCAAAACAACGATCATTTCTGCTTTGGGAGGAAATATTGAGAAGAATCCTATGCCTACCGTCGGATTCACTCCTACAAGATTCCAGACGGATAGGTGCGATCTTTGCATCTTCGACCTTGGCGGAGGCGCCAACTTTCGAGGAATTTGGGTTCACTATTTCCACGACTGTCATGGTTTCATGTTCGTCATCGACTCTGCAGCGGATGATGCGGTTGTGGAGGAATCCCTCAATGCACTTCGCACTGTAGCGCAGCACAAGCATGTGCGTGGCAAGCCGGTGCTGGTGCTGGCTAACAAAAAGGACTTAAAGAGTAGCAGAGGCGTTGAGATTGTTTCTGAAGGCCTCTTGGAGGAACTCTTTGGGGATGTTTCTCTCTACCATCTAGTGCCTTCATGTGGCATTGAGGAGGATCCTGAACTGGAGAAGGGCGTTGATTGGCTATTGACGAAGATACAGAAGGAATATACTCACATTGATAAGTTGGTGGAAAGTCAGACGCTGGAGGTAAAAATGGAGGCggaacaaaagaggaagaagttgCTTGAAGAATAGAGAAACAGCTGATGTGTTTTACATTGCCCGTAAGGGAGAAGGCGGGCACTGTTAATCATAGAGGACACATGCATGGGGAAGTTGCTGCTCGTGTGAGTAACATATTGACAGTGACATTAGAAGCGAGTGCGGGCATTTATTGTTCTTCGGTGCTAAACTCTAGTGAGTACGTTTCGGTGAGTTGTGAACTGATGTGGGCGTTCCCTTGTGTTGTGATACTGCATTTCTCCGCCTTTCGACTTGTTTGTATGAAAACTACATTTGTAGTTGCCACTATCACACTATTGTGCGTCGACGTGCCaacactttttctttgtcatctgttttgcttttttttttcgtttctcttcAAACATCCTTTTCGGTGTTCGTGCACCGCTCATCCGATCGGTGGGGGTCTCGTTTTGTGCGATCTAATTTTCGATTAGCGGAGGTAgtgtttcctttccttccccataGGTGGATGGTTATCATTCCATTTCATCTTCTCTATTTTTAGTATTTTGATTATCCCTTAATGCCACTGCATGTGTTAATTCACTGTTTGCTGCCCACCGTTctgccacttttttttcctttctccttcttttacttttttaaacATTGTCTGTACTTACCCTTTGTCTCTCGGTAGGTGTAAAGAAGGGGTACTCTACACCAACTTTTTGTTAGCCTCCTTCTTAGTTTAAACTAGGGGTTCAGAAtccttattttcccccttccctcccccccaaaaaagggaaaacaaagcaaatcaaaggaagggagaaggGGTTACGGAGTTAGATATATAGATaggggggaaagtgaaggtgtGTCCTCCTGCCGAGaagtaaagcaaaaaagacaGGAAAGGTAGAATAGAagtgggaaaggaaaggagggcgCATCCCCGCCACTTAGCATTACACATTGTTCTATTTcacccttttttatttcgaaatttttgttggtgtcgttgttattgttattgttataatttttttttgtattctcTTTGTGTTATTGTGGCCCGCGTGCTTGTGTGGTGGGAGAGTGACATACGTACATTCAAGTTTTTGGTCGGCTCATTTCTTAGTTGGAGCGAGAGGACGTACTTGcgcgcacgcacacacaaacaaacaaaagggttGACAGACACAAAGCAACTCCATACATTGGTGTGGTGGAGGTTCGGGAGTATTTTATATAGCACTCCCCTACACTGTTatttgccttttcctccttttatcTCGCGTGTGGCTGAAATACGATGACTTTAATTCCTCAAAACCCCTACCGAATGAGTTTCAGCAGATGTAATAATGAGCGAAAAGCTTCAATTCCCTTGCAACCGACCAACACGAATGGGGGGATCAGTGCTGATAACACTGGTGTAGATCTTAAAGCTCATCGTGTGACTCCATTCACCACCACATTTGGACGGAGACACACCCTATATGGGGAGACAGAGATACGCGAGGCAAAGGAAACTTTAGCAAAGTTATTTGTGCCAGTGGCAAAGTTGGGAATGTACCGGCTGCGAAGAAGTAGACTGCACAAAAAGAATTCAGAGCTTCGGAGCTACACTATCGACTCCATTGTTCAGGCATACCGGAGTTCCAACTCAATAATCTCCACTTGGCCTATGGACGTGCTAACCTTGCTTGCTGAGGGAGCACAGTATCACTACTTAGAAGATGGCGAGGTGATTGTATATGCGAGGGAATGGTACTTGTCGACTGGAATTATTGTTGTTCTCTTCGGTGAGGTGCAGGAGACGCTACCAAAATCTGAGAAAAACTTCACACCGAATAAGACGTCTGGTAACATACGGCACCCTGAGCGTTCCGTTTTATGCGAACAAACCGTTCTCTGTAGGGATTTTGCACCTTCGCGTCTAAAGGCGCACGGTTATGCCGATGTAGCAGTAATACCCGCTCGCTGGGTTTGGGATGCCATCAATTACACCTCAATGGAGCCATTTGCTGAGGGGATGCTAGACTCTTTGAGAATGACTGTTGCACCATTATGTGAAAGCGTTTTGGAACGAACGTACTTTCCCACCGCGTTGACGCTTCGTCGCAGTTGGCTTTGGTCTTTCTTCAGTGCAGGGGAGCGAATTCGTCTCGCACGCCTCATGGAGGTGAAGGTGTTTTGCGCTGGCGACACCCTGTTTGGTGAAGGGGACCGTAATCCGTACGTGTACATCATTCGCCGCGGTGCCGTTCGGGTTGTGGTGTGCAAGGAGCCCATTTTGGACTTTGGCCCCGGCGCAGCCTTCGGCGAGGTGAGTGTCATTTTTGATGAACCACGCTGCTGCCATGCGATTGCCACGTGTTTATGTGAAGTTTACTGTTTGCACCGTCGTCACATTATGAAGCGACTCAGGAAGAAGGCGCACGTGTGTGATAGCGTGATTGGAACAGCCCTGAGAAGGCGTGAGCAGTGGTTGGAGGACGCCaagacaaggcacgtgatgAGCCTTACTGTTTTGTTAGGAGGCGTCCCCTGTCTCAGTCAGGCGACAGAAAAGGTCCGAGCGGCCATAGCGGAGAAGGCCAAAACAGTGGTGCTGCCCCCGCGACAAGTGTTATTCAAAAAGGGAACCTTGTGCGATCATCTTTTCATTGTGGGGCGGGGAACCCTCTTAATGGAAGGTGCTGAAGATACTGTAGCGACTCGTACGTCAACGGGGTTTGTGGGTGAGTTGTTTCTCCATCCGCATTTGTGGCCCACAGACGTTACCTCCCTCACATCTGTTGATGGCTGGATGTTCCACGTTGATGTAGTGAAGGATGCGCTTGATAGCATAAACGCAAGGGAACAGGCAGTTGACATATGCCGTCAGGGGATTGAACTTTATCGCGCTCAGTACGGGCCGGAAAGTGTTATGGAGCCAACCCCTGCACCCCGAAAGTTGGGTCCCGCGCGTAAAGGCACAACTGCCTTTTCTTCGGGGGCGAAGCAGTCAAATTCACTCCGTCAGAAGGGGCAACCCAGAAGTCCGTCACTTCCCAGCACGCCAAGGCTTGTAGCGGTAGCGAAGACTACTCCTGTGAAGGAGGAGCCACTGGAGAAGTTTGATTGGAACGCGTATGCAATCGAGGATAAGGTAGCGCTGCCCTCAGCGGACACGGATGAAAGTGATAAGCGCAGTGAACGGCAGCAGACCGAGCATGTCATTGAGGCTGAACTCGGTGGGCAGGCGGGGAGTTTGTTGTCCGCTGGTGTAGGGCTAGGAATTAGTGCTATTGACTGCGACTTTTCTGATGAGGTGGATGAGATGCGGCAAATGTTACTTGAGCAGGCCCTTCTAATACCTTCAAACAGACTACTGTTCTTCCTCAGGCAAATAAATCGCAGCAAGGTTACATTGGTGGTGGACGACGGTGCCGTTGTGACGGGAGAGTGTTCGTTAGAGACAACCGTGGGTGACGATCTGACGTTCCCCCAGTACGTCTTACCGCCCTCTGTTGTGTACACTTTAGACAATGTGAACACTTATAATGTGGATGGCGCGCCATTTAACGGGGAGGACGTGCTAAACGACACCAACCGACAGTTAGCAGACGGAGTCGGTACGACTGCGCACCGACGAGCACGCACTCCCGAAGTTGCTCTTGTGACACCAGATTTTATGTCAACGTTTCGCTCCACCGATGAAATGGCAAATACAACCTTAAAGGGGCAACAGTTTGGCGGCCTTTCATTGTTCCTGCGGTCCGGTCGTCCATGTTCGGGGCTCAGTGGTAAGCACCATCTACAGCATTCATCGTCCCTTTATGGGACGCTGCGGCGTAGGAGTCTTAGCGGGGTGAGCAGAAATTATACTCCTTATCCCCAAACTCCTTTTACGCCTGATGTACACGGTTCGACACAGTACAGTTTCTCTAACATATACACAAGACTCAATAGCGTGGATTACACACAACAAGCGAAAATCACAGCTTCTGCACTCCAGTCTGCTCTTGATCGTTTTGTGAAACTGGACGACCAAAATTACTTTCAACAAGTGGTGCGTGTCTGCTTACCAACAGAGGCAGAGCAGCAGTTGATTACGGAAGAGGTTGGTAGTGGTGGTAAGAGTAGCTGTGACTTGATACTACTGCTGATGCACGTTAGGAAGTGTGAGGGCCTCCAGCTAAGTGACGATATGCAGTACCCTATTGTGAAGGTTTATACCAAGACGCGCGTCCTCATCAGAACGCCAATTATGGAGGATCGTGTGGAACCGGACTGGCCGATTGAGGTGGCCTCTTTTATAACATTTATTCGCCGTGATGCTGACGTCAGCTTTTGCATCTGTGATGCGGGCCAGGAAGATAAGGTTGAATATACTGCCAACCTGGCCGCAGCTGACTTAGGAGAGAATAGGGGTGTTGGCCTTCGGAAGTTGGTCATGCATCGTGGGGCTACGGAATCTAATGATGAAATCAATGAGACCAAAGCCACTATTGAGGTGTGCATGATGGCCGTTACTACTTCCAAGCACCACGCACTGCAGAAGCATcttgatgaggaggaggacgcTTGCAAATCATCTGATGACTTTAGTGCAATCTACCTGCAGGTACTGGGGGTGAAAGGCTTAAAGCATCGTATAGAGGCTGCCGTCCATATTAGTGTGGAGATGGATGGGAAGACAAAAGAGGTTCTGCGCACCCATAAGATCGCACCCAAAACACGCTCTCCCGCGTGGCCGGGGCAAACCAGTTTTTGTGTTGCTCAGGGGGACGGTGTAATCAGTTTTGATCTTTTCCATCGCGACACGTTTGTGGCGTCGTACGATACTTCCGTCGACACTCTCGCATTTGGCGGTACCGGTGTGCAGTGTTTACCTCTCCTTCGCGCTCAGGGGACCGGCGGGGACCCCTATGGCGACTTGTATGTTTCCATTCTTGGAACCAAAACACCATGTGGGGAGGAGGACGTCGTGGAGCGACCGTCGAAGTTGCTTGTCGTGCATGTGGAGGCGCTTTCTCTACGCCAAAATCTGGATTTAGAGTTTGTACCTGATCCATTTGTCATTATCCGGGGCCCCAAAGGGGAGGTAATTATGCGCACCGCAATGAACTTTGGTACGTATGAGGCGAAATGGTCGGAGGAACGTGCTTCTTGCTTCATCCTTTGCCCCTCGCTCCC
The genomic region above belongs to Trypanosoma brucei brucei TREU927 chromosome 10, whole genome shotgun sequence and contains:
- a CDS encoding ADP-ribosylation factor, putative; this encodes MSSSEHDSRVAYCKEHNVHHLFELMASRLLVERPENPFEYLRELLVTVENSKKQTAHDPTMLPSSPLGAKDKLTKITIGTFGIENAGKTTIISALGGNIEKNPMPTVGFTPTRFQTDRCDLCIFDLGGGANFRGIWVHYFHDCHGFMFVIDSAADDAVVEESLNALRTVAQHKHVRGKPVLVLANKKDLKSSRGVEIVSEGLLEELFGDVSLYHLVPSCGIEEDPELEKGVDWLLTKIQKEYTHIDKLVESQTLEVKMEAEQKRKKLLEE
- a CDS encoding hypothetical protein, conserved (contains probable cyclic nucleotide-binding domain), producing MTLIPQNPYRMSFSRCNNERKASIPLQPTNTNGGISADNTGVDLKAHRVTPFTTTFGRRHTLYGETEIREAKETLAKLFVPVAKLGMYRLRRSRLHKKNSELRSYTIDSIVQAYRSSNSIISTWPMDVLTLLAEGAQYHYLEDGEVIVYAREWYLSTGIIVVLFGEVQETLPKSEKNFTPNKTSGNIRHPERSVLCEQTVLCRDFAPSRLKAHGYADVAVIPARWVWDAINYTSMEPFAEGMLDSLRMTVAPLCESVLERTYFPTALTLRRSWLWSFFSAGERIRLARLMEVKVFCAGDTLFGEGDRNPYVYIIRRGAVRVVVCKEPILDFGPGAAFGEVSVIFDEPRCCHAIATCLCEVYCLHRRHIMKRLRKKAHVCDSVIGTALRRREQWLEDAKTRHVMSLTVLLGGVPCLSQATEKVRAAIAEKAKTVVLPPRQVLFKKGTLCDHLFIVGRGTLLMEGAEDTVATRTSTGFVGELFLHPHLWPTDVTSLTSVDGWMFHVDVVKDALDSINAREQAVDICRQGIELYRAQYGPESVMEPTPAPRKLGPARKGTTAFSSGAKQSNSLRQKGQPRSPSLPSTPRLVAVAKTTPVKEEPLEKFDWNAYAIEDKVALPSADTDESDKRSERQQTEHVIEAELGGQAGSLLSAGVGLGISAIDCDFSDEVDEMRQMLLEQALLIPSNRLLFFLRQINRSKVTLVVDDGAVVTGECSLETTVGDDLTFPQYVLPPSVVYTLDNVNTYNVDGAPFNGEDVLNDTNRQLADGVGTTAHRRARTPEVALVTPDFMSTFRSTDEMANTTLKGQQFGGLSLFLRSGRPCSGLSGKHHLQHSSSLYGTLRRRSLSGVSRNYTPYPQTPFTPDVHGSTQYSFSNIYTRLNSVDYTQQAKITASALQSALDRFVKLDDQNYFQQVVRVCLPTEAEQQLITEEVGSGGKSSCDLILLLMHVRKCEGLQLSDDMQYPIVKVYTKTRVLIRTPIMEDRVEPDWPIEVASFITFIRRDADVSFCICDAGQEDKVEYTANLAAADLGENRGVGLRKLVMHRGATESNDEINETKATIEVCMMAVTTSKHHALQKHLDEEEDACKSSDDFSAIYLQVLGVKGLKHRIEAAVHISVEMDGKTKEVLRTHKIAPKTRSPAWPGQTSFCVAQGDGVISFDLFHRDTFVASYDTSVDTLAFGGTGVQCLPLLRAQGTGGDPYGDLYVSILGTKTPCGEEDVVERPSKLLVVHVEALSLRQNLDLEFVPDPFVIIRGPKGEVIMRTAMNFGTYEAKWSEERASCFILCPSLPGCVVTYHLEVYDNNESSKIGEATMTVTVNGTKRNRMMLDIGGKGLLTVVAHSFPIQDVISHSQPPGSGLTNHLTDTSSSSIEEGYFLQVHICSCESLQGTGFDDFQIDPVVTARVGRKRIVVAPLVSGCTAPQWKYPKATFVLPFVPDVLSHIVLEVWDTNIELCDVLGVARLPMEEICRTGTHKYTLQPHKDQEYGRRRDLGTIVVNTRFGRVNGAVVSKESPLFFSAGSSGSGIFRSRLFPSTNRGPNLPITRVRLHISSCCSAVSAWPFDFIKVTLTCLHHVLLEVRKSCKDEFFVAWSVDDAQTIVDLRAIYGRSLRLAVSGGKEETGRLTTHIGAAHLPFSTLASASPEVVSVRSLPLVDQATEERSSGSRSGRRCVTPSVSAQEPSITVSLLALDSDHSVSLGSE